The following coding sequences are from one Desulfovibrio psychrotolerans window:
- the ileS gene encoding isoleucine--tRNA ligase, whose amino-acid sequence MSDYKKTLHLPQTTFPMKANLTQNEPEMLAFWEKTGAYDAMIAASGAKGEYVLHDGPPYANGSIHLGHALNKIIKDIIVKSKNMQGFRSEYVPGWDCHGLPIELKVEKQLGEKKKTLPEHVFRKLCREYAAKYVEIQRKEFKRLGVMGVWDEPYLTMHPGYEAATARELGNFMKGGYVARSKKPIYWCCSCKTALAEAEVEYADHVSPSIHVRFPLNDEKLRAVFPAADPAKSYAVIWTTTPWTIPDNMGIAVHPELEYSLLEHGGEYHLVASGLAEACVKAFGWDAYTVAGTAMGTALEGLVASHPIYGRPSPICLGDHVTLEAGTGCVHTAPGHGREDFEVGQKYGLETFSPMNDEGRFLDSVEFFAGLTVFEANPVVIEKLKEMGNLLAQSKVSHSYPHCWRCKEPVIFRATTQWFITMEANDLRARSLKAIRNDVRWIPAWGEERIHQMIEHRPDWCISRQRMWGVPIIALLCESCDEAWYDTDWVMDIVSRFEKHPLGCDYWFSAPLEEIVPQGLACPKCGGNHWKLSKDILDVWFDSGTSFAAVVEQRKELRFPADMYLEGSDQHRGWFHSSLLASMGTRGCAPYRQVLTHGYAVDGNGHKMSKSLGNGIEPQEVINKHGAEILRMWVSSVDYREDVRISDEILNRLVDAYRRIRNTCRYILGNISDLAPEGLVPFDQMESLDRYALDVVYRAHLRIQSAYDEYEFHKVYHTLHNLCTTDLSAFYLDILKDRLYSSARDSRARRSAQTAMLCILRLLIRDMAPVLSFTAEEVFRHLPDGLKMNAATVFAVADDDLSACQMSAEERTAWETLLLVRSEITKAIEPVRKSGEVGHPLDTHITLYMDDALAATLRSLNTDLRATCIVSALSTAPLADAPDNAHTAEEVNGLRILVAKAPGEKCERCWIYSEELGTDPGHPTICPRCTGVMQTMPQDAAE is encoded by the coding sequence ATGAGCGACTACAAAAAGACGCTGCATCTGCCCCAGACCACCTTTCCCATGAAAGCCAATCTTACGCAGAACGAGCCGGAAATGCTCGCCTTCTGGGAAAAGACCGGGGCCTACGACGCCATGATCGCCGCCAGCGGAGCCAAGGGCGAATATGTCCTGCATGACGGCCCGCCCTATGCCAACGGCAGCATCCATTTGGGACACGCTCTGAACAAGATCATCAAGGATATCATCGTCAAGTCCAAGAACATGCAGGGCTTCCGTTCGGAATACGTGCCCGGATGGGACTGTCACGGACTGCCCATTGAACTGAAAGTGGAAAAGCAGCTCGGCGAGAAAAAGAAGACCCTGCCGGAGCATGTGTTCCGCAAACTCTGCCGCGAATATGCCGCCAAGTATGTGGAGATTCAGCGCAAGGAATTCAAGCGTCTGGGCGTTATGGGCGTATGGGACGAACCCTACCTGACCATGCACCCCGGCTATGAGGCCGCAACCGCGCGCGAACTCGGCAATTTTATGAAAGGCGGCTATGTGGCCCGCAGCAAGAAGCCCATCTACTGGTGCTGCTCCTGCAAGACCGCGCTTGCCGAAGCTGAAGTGGAATACGCCGACCATGTTTCGCCTTCCATCCATGTGCGTTTTCCGTTGAATGACGAAAAGCTGCGTGCCGTCTTCCCCGCCGCAGACCCTGCGAAGTCGTATGCCGTGATCTGGACAACCACCCCGTGGACCATTCCGGACAACATGGGCATAGCCGTGCACCCGGAACTGGAATACTCCCTGCTTGAGCATGGCGGCGAATACCATCTGGTGGCCTCCGGGCTTGCGGAAGCCTGCGTCAAGGCCTTTGGCTGGGACGCCTACACCGTAGCCGGAACCGCTATGGGCACTGCCCTTGAGGGACTGGTTGCCAGCCACCCCATTTATGGACGCCCCTCCCCCATCTGTCTTGGCGACCATGTGACGCTGGAAGCGGGCACGGGCTGCGTACACACCGCTCCCGGTCATGGCCGTGAAGACTTTGAGGTTGGCCAGAAGTACGGTCTGGAAACCTTTTCGCCCATGAACGACGAGGGTCGGTTCCTGGATTCCGTGGAGTTCTTCGCGGGGCTTACCGTTTTTGAAGCCAACCCGGTGGTCATTGAAAAGCTGAAAGAAATGGGTAATCTGCTGGCGCAGAGCAAGGTAAGCCACTCTTACCCCCATTGCTGGAGATGCAAGGAGCCGGTTATTTTCCGCGCCACCACGCAGTGGTTCATCACCATGGAAGCCAATGACCTGCGCGCACGTTCGCTCAAGGCCATACGCAACGATGTGCGCTGGATTCCCGCATGGGGTGAGGAGCGCATACACCAGATGATCGAACACCGCCCGGACTGGTGCATATCGCGCCAGCGCATGTGGGGTGTGCCCATCATCGCCCTGCTGTGTGAAAGCTGCGACGAGGCATGGTACGACACGGACTGGGTGATGGACATTGTCTCCCGGTTCGAAAAGCATCCGCTGGGCTGTGACTACTGGTTCTCTGCTCCGCTGGAAGAAATTGTTCCGCAGGGACTTGCGTGCCCCAAATGCGGCGGCAACCACTGGAAGCTGAGCAAAGACATTCTGGACGTGTGGTTTGACTCCGGCACCAGCTTTGCCGCCGTGGTGGAACAGCGTAAGGAACTGCGGTTCCCTGCCGACATGTATCTGGAAGGATCGGACCAGCATCGCGGCTGGTTCCACAGCTCGCTGCTCGCCTCCATGGGCACGCGCGGCTGCGCGCCCTACCGTCAGGTGCTTACCCACGGGTACGCGGTGGACGGCAACGGACACAAGATGTCCAAGTCTCTGGGCAACGGCATTGAGCCGCAGGAAGTCATCAACAAACACGGCGCGGAAATTCTGCGCATGTGGGTTTCTTCCGTGGACTACCGTGAGGATGTGCGTATCTCGGACGAGATACTCAACCGCCTTGTGGACGCCTATCGCCGCATACGCAACACCTGCCGCTACATACTGGGCAACATAAGCGACCTTGCTCCCGAAGGGCTGGTGCCGTTCGACCAAATGGAATCGCTGGACCGTTACGCGCTGGACGTGGTGTACCGCGCCCACCTGCGCATTCAGTCCGCGTATGACGAGTACGAATTCCACAAGGTGTATCACACCCTGCACAACCTGTGCACCACGGACCTTTCGGCGTTCTATCTGGATATTCTCAAGGACCGCCTCTATTCTTCGGCACGGGACAGCCGCGCGCGCCGCAGTGCGCAGACCGCCATGCTCTGCATCCTGCGCCTGCTCATCCGTGACATGGCACCGGTGCTCAGCTTCACCGCCGAAGAAGTGTTCCGCCACCTGCCGGACGGGCTGAAGATGAACGCGGCAACCGTGTTTGCCGTGGCTGACGACGACCTTTCCGCCTGTCAGATGTCGGCAGAGGAGCGGACAGCGTGGGAAACCCTGCTTCTTGTCCGCTCGGAGATAACGAAGGCCATTGAGCCGGTGCGCAAGTCCGGCGAGGTGGGACACCCGCTGGACACCCACATCACCCTGTACATGGATGATGCGCTTGCCGCCACGCTGCGCAGCCTGAATACGGACCTGCGCGCCACCTGCATTGTTTCCGCGCTTTCTACGGCACCGCTTGCCGATGCACCGGATAACGCCCACACGGCGGAAGAAGTGAACGGGCTGCGTATTCTGGTTGCCAAGGCTCCCGGTGAGAAGTGCGAACGCTGCTGGATTTACAGCGAGGAGCTGGGGACAGACCCGGGGCACCCCACCATCTGCCCCCGCTGCACCGGAGTGATGCAGACCATGCCGCAGGACGCGGCAGAATAG
- a CDS encoding arylesterase, translating to MNRLKTILALGDSLTEGYGLPTEASFPAVLQRLLRQRGHNVSIINQGLSGDTAWGGLKRLERYLATRPRPDAVIVELGANDAIQLTDPWEVEATLDSLLQRLAEEEIPALLAGMRPLVPADEEYVRAFEGLFPKLVERFDPVFYPFFLEGVLGKPALNLEDGIHPNAEGMTRIAQNILPSVETLLGRIR from the coding sequence GTGAACCGTTTGAAAACCATCCTCGCCCTCGGAGATTCTCTCACAGAGGGATACGGCCTCCCGACTGAGGCTTCCTTTCCCGCCGTGCTGCAAAGACTGCTGCGCCAGCGCGGGCACAATGTCTCCATTATCAATCAGGGCCTTTCCGGTGACACGGCGTGGGGAGGGCTTAAACGGCTGGAACGGTACCTCGCCACGCGGCCCAGACCAGACGCCGTTATCGTGGAACTGGGTGCTAACGATGCCATTCAGCTCACCGACCCATGGGAAGTGGAAGCCACTCTGGACAGCCTGCTGCAACGGCTGGCGGAGGAAGAGATTCCTGCCCTGCTCGCCGGAATGCGACCACTCGTTCCTGCGGACGAGGAATACGTCCGGGCGTTCGAGGGGCTTTTCCCTAAGCTTGTGGAGCGGTTTGACCCGGTATTCTACCCCTTCTTCCTTGAGGGCGTGCTGGGCAAGCCTGCGCTGAATCTTGAAGACGGCATCCACCCCAATGCTGAAGGCATGACAAGGATAGCGCAGAATATCCTCCCTTCGGTTGAGACATTGCTGGGGCGCATCCGGTAA
- a CDS encoding HypC/HybG/HupF family hydrogenase formation chaperone: protein MCLAIPAEVVELHPNDMARCRVGKSDTYVDVSTMLLETAAEIGDYLIVHAGFALRKLDFQEAQETLRLLRQMANINEDSPGAF, encoded by the coding sequence ATGTGTCTTGCCATACCCGCTGAAGTTGTTGAATTGCATCCCAACGACATGGCCCGTTGCCGTGTGGGTAAAAGCGACACCTATGTGGACGTTTCCACCATGTTGCTGGAAACTGCCGCTGAAATTGGCGACTACCTTATTGTGCACGCGGGCTTTGCCCTGCGCAAACTCGATTTTCAAGAAGCGCAGGAAACACTGCGCCTTCTCAGGCAAATGGCGAATATCAACGAAGATTCCCCCGGCGCTTTCTAA
- a CDS encoding HyaD/HybD family hydrogenase maturation endopeptidase, with translation MSDAKRILVLGVGNILYTDEGLGVRAVEMLQREYTFSDNVTLMDGGTLGMKLMDSMMDSQYLIVVDAVLGGSTPATVYRLTGEDLRKSLGFNDSMHQTDLVDTLIYCELAGNRPETVVIGMEPVDYHSMGLEVSPDVAERLPHMCRCVLDEITAAGGSYTPIVC, from the coding sequence ATGAGTGATGCTAAACGAATTCTGGTGCTTGGCGTAGGCAACATCCTGTACACTGACGAAGGGCTGGGCGTGCGCGCCGTGGAAATGCTGCAACGGGAATATACGTTTTCCGACAACGTAACCCTTATGGATGGCGGCACCTTGGGCATGAAACTCATGGATTCCATGATGGACAGCCAGTATCTGATCGTAGTAGATGCAGTGCTCGGGGGCAGCACTCCTGCCACAGTTTACCGCCTGACGGGCGAAGACCTGCGCAAGAGTCTGGGGTTCAACGATTCCATGCATCAGACGGATCTTGTTGACACGCTCATCTACTGTGAACTTGCGGGCAACAGGCCGGAAACGGTGGTTATAGGCATGGAGCCTGTGGACTACCATAGCATGGGGCTGGAGGTTTCGCCCGATGTGGCTGAACGGTTGCCCCACATGTGCCGATGTGTTCTTGATGAAATAACTGCCGCAGGCGGAAGCTACACGCCCATTGTTTGCTGA
- a CDS encoding nickel-dependent hydrogenase large subunit → MSGCRAQKAPAGIPVTPQSNYSGKVVVDPITRIEGHLRIEVEVDNGRISNVWSSSQLFRGLEIILKGRDPRDAQHFTQRSCGVCTYVHALASTRCVDNAIGVRIPKNATLIRNIVLGAQYMHDHLVHFYHLHALDWVDVTNALKADPVKAAKIANTISGRPTKAEDLKAVQTKLKAFVDSGQLGPFTNAYFLGGHPSYYLEPEVDLIATAHYLEALRLQVKAARMMAAFGGKNPHTQFTVAGGVTCYDALTPKRIKEFRELWKETTDFINQVYIPDLLAVAANYKDWTQYGGTSNFITFGEFPTDEYNLNSRFLPPGVIFNRDLGNMQAFDQNKIEEHVKYSWYEGDKAHHPYEGVTEPRYTDMHGEDRYSWMKAPRYMNEAMETGPLAQVLAAYAKGHPKIKPLVDMVLGKLGVGAGALFSTLGRTAARGIETVVIAEETGRMLDELEANVAAGDGKIYEEIEMPRDAEGVGFVTAPRGALSHWIKIRDHKIENFQLVVPSTWSLGPRCGNNKLAPVEEALMNTPVADPKRPVEILRTVHSFDPCIACGVHVIDSRTNEVHKFKIL, encoded by the coding sequence ATGAGTGGTTGTAGAGCGCAGAAGGCCCCTGCCGGTATCCCGGTTACTCCGCAGAGCAATTATTCGGGCAAGGTGGTCGTTGACCCCATTACCCGCATTGAGGGGCATCTTCGTATTGAAGTGGAAGTGGACAACGGCAGAATCTCCAACGTATGGAGCTCTTCCCAGCTGTTCCGCGGCTTGGAAATCATTCTCAAAGGCCGCGACCCGCGCGATGCGCAGCACTTTACCCAGCGTTCGTGCGGCGTGTGCACCTATGTGCATGCCCTCGCATCCACACGCTGTGTGGATAACGCCATAGGCGTACGTATTCCCAAGAACGCGACCCTTATCCGCAACATAGTGCTTGGTGCACAGTATATGCACGACCATCTTGTGCATTTCTATCATCTGCACGCCCTTGACTGGGTGGACGTAACCAACGCACTGAAGGCTGACCCGGTAAAGGCAGCCAAAATTGCCAACACTATCTCCGGACGCCCCACAAAGGCGGAAGACCTGAAGGCCGTGCAGACCAAACTGAAAGCGTTTGTGGACAGCGGCCAGCTTGGCCCCTTCACCAACGCCTACTTCCTTGGCGGGCACCCCTCCTACTATCTGGAACCGGAAGTGGACCTCATCGCCACCGCGCACTATCTGGAAGCCCTGCGCCTTCAGGTAAAGGCCGCACGCATGATGGCCGCCTTCGGCGGAAAGAATCCGCACACCCAGTTCACAGTGGCCGGCGGCGTTACCTGTTACGATGCCCTTACCCCCAAGCGCATCAAGGAATTCCGCGAACTGTGGAAAGAAACCACCGACTTCATCAATCAGGTCTATATTCCTGACCTGCTGGCCGTTGCCGCCAATTACAAGGACTGGACCCAGTACGGCGGCACCTCGAACTTCATCACCTTCGGGGAATTCCCGACGGATGAATACAACCTCAACAGCCGCTTCCTGCCGCCCGGTGTCATCTTTAACCGTGACCTTGGCAACATGCAGGCATTTGATCAGAACAAGATCGAAGAACACGTCAAGTACAGCTGGTATGAAGGCGACAAGGCCCATCATCCCTATGAAGGCGTTACCGAGCCGCGCTACACTGACATGCACGGCGAAGACCGTTACTCGTGGATGAAAGCTCCCCGCTACATGAACGAGGCCATGGAAACCGGGCCGCTGGCGCAGGTGCTGGCCGCCTATGCCAAGGGGCATCCCAAGATCAAGCCGCTGGTGGACATGGTTCTCGGTAAGCTTGGCGTGGGCGCAGGAGCCCTGTTCTCCACCCTTGGCCGCACGGCGGCACGGGGCATTGAGACCGTGGTTATTGCGGAAGAAACCGGACGCATGCTGGACGAACTGGAAGCCAATGTGGCCGCCGGTGACGGAAAGATATACGAAGAGATTGAAATGCCCCGCGATGCGGAAGGCGTGGGCTTTGTCACCGCACCGCGCGGCGCACTTTCTCACTGGATCAAGATCCGCGATCACAAGATCGAGAACTTCCAGCTCGTGGTGCCTTCCACATGGAGCCTTGGACCGCGCTGCGGCAATAACAAGCTCGCCCCCGTGGAAGAAGCCCTGATGAACACCCCCGTGGCAGATCCCAAGCGCCCGGTGGAAATTCTGCGCACGGTGCACTCCTTTGACCCCTGCATCGCCTGCGGTGTGCACGTCATAGACAGCCGCACCAACGAAGTGCACAAGTTCAAGATTCTGTAA
- a CDS encoding hydrogenase small subunit, with product MKFSVGLGKEGVEERLEKNGVSRRDFLKFCSALAVAMGMGPAFGAQIAKAMTAPGRPSVVYLHNAECTGCSESVLRTFQPFIDELILDTISLDYHETIMAAAGDAAEEALHHAVNSPHGFIAITEGAIPTKDNGIYGKVAGHTMLQINSEILPKALAVINYGTCATFGGVQAAAPNPTDAKGINDALAHLGVNGINIAGCPPNPYNLVGTIVYYLTKKALPELDSLNRPTMFFGLTVHEQCERLPHFEAGEFAPSFDSEEARKGWCLYELGCKGPSTYNNCPKIKFNQTSWPVEAGHPCIGCSEPNFWDDMSPFYEM from the coding sequence ATGAAGTTCTCTGTGGGTCTCGGCAAAGAAGGCGTTGAGGAACGGCTGGAAAAGAACGGCGTCTCCCGCCGTGACTTCCTGAAGTTCTGCTCCGCACTTGCTGTTGCCATGGGAATGGGACCGGCATTCGGAGCGCAGATTGCTAAAGCAATGACCGCTCCCGGCCGTCCTTCCGTGGTGTATCTGCACAATGCCGAGTGTACCGGGTGTTCCGAATCCGTGCTGCGGACTTTCCAGCCTTTCATTGACGAGCTTATCCTCGACACCATCTCGCTGGACTATCACGAAACCATTATGGCTGCCGCCGGCGATGCGGCTGAAGAAGCACTGCACCATGCCGTTAACAGCCCGCATGGCTTTATCGCCATCACCGAAGGGGCCATTCCCACCAAGGATAACGGCATCTACGGCAAGGTTGCCGGGCACACCATGCTGCAGATTAACAGCGAAATCCTGCCCAAGGCACTGGCTGTTATCAATTACGGCACCTGCGCCACCTTCGGCGGCGTGCAGGCGGCCGCCCCGAACCCCACCGACGCCAAGGGTATTAACGATGCTCTGGCACATCTGGGTGTGAACGGCATCAACATTGCCGGCTGTCCGCCCAACCCGTATAATCTGGTGGGCACCATCGTGTACTACCTGACCAAGAAGGCCCTGCCCGAACTGGACAGCCTGAACCGGCCCACCATGTTCTTCGGACTGACCGTGCATGAACAGTGCGAACGCCTTCCCCACTTTGAGGCGGGAGAGTTCGCCCCCTCATTTGACTCGGAAGAAGCCCGCAAGGGCTGGTGCCTGTATGAGCTGGGCTGTAAAGGCCCCAGCACCTACAACAACTGCCCCAAGATCAAGTTCAACCAGACCAGCTGGCCCGTAGAAGCCGGTCATCCCTGCATTGGGTGCTCAGAGCCCAATTTCTGGGATGACATGAGCCCCTTCTATGAAATGTAG
- the hysD gene encoding NiFeSe hydrogenase maturation protease has translation MSTPKKLLVLGIGNSLLTDDGVGVFAAEALQKETWPPEVTIMEGGTFTQDIFYLFEGYDRLLVLDVIHGGHEPGTLYTLTENDLVSNESQRISIHDIDMLDSLKMCELKNGSRPRMEILGMEPQDITTWNIGLSVPCQERFDTFLELARKEIARIVSEMRNNP, from the coding sequence ATGTCCACACCGAAGAAACTGCTTGTTCTGGGCATAGGCAACAGCCTGCTCACAGACGATGGCGTAGGCGTTTTTGCCGCTGAGGCTTTGCAGAAAGAAACCTGGCCGCCGGAAGTGACCATCATGGAAGGTGGCACCTTTACACAGGATATCTTCTATCTTTTTGAAGGATATGACAGGCTGCTGGTGCTGGATGTCATCCACGGTGGGCACGAGCCCGGCACGCTGTACACGCTTACCGAGAATGACCTTGTTTCCAACGAAAGCCAGCGTATTTCCATACACGATATTGACATGCTGGACTCGCTGAAGATGTGCGAACTGAAGAACGGCTCACGCCCCCGCATGGAAATTCTGGGCATGGAGCCGCAGGATATAACCACATGGAACATTGGCCTTTCTGTGCCCTGCCAAGAACGCTTTGATACGTTTCTGGAACTGGCCCGGAAGGAAATTGCCCGTATTGTCAGCGAGATGCGTAACAACCCCTGA
- the hysA gene encoding NiFeSe hydrogenase large subunit HysA, producing MSSCKRVAGATGKTTLHIDPVTRIEGHLKAEVVVEGGKVVDAKLSGGMFRGFETILRGRDPRDSSQIVQRICGVCPTAHATASVMAQDAAMDTKVTTNGRITRNLIFGANYLQSHILHFYHLAAQDFVQGPDSAPFVPRYKNSDLLTDRNKGLAAVNAAAVDQYVEALTVRQVCHEMVAMFGGKMPHVQGIVAGGSSEIPTKERLIEYAARFDLVKKFVIEKYLPVVYLVGSQYKDLFAVGQGHRACIAYGVFPLNDAMTEFMLKPGVYYNGQDHALDPAQIHEDVKYSWFDDSTTGLHYSKGQTKPNPHKEGAYSFVKAPRYNGVACEVGPLARMWIENPPLSPIGQKALKEHFGLDAKRFRDLGEDAAFSLMGRHVARAEETWYMLDFIESWLKEVKPGEETYVKPEIPDTGVGTGFTEAPRGSLLHFLSIKDKKIDNYQIVSATLWNCNPRDDKGQRGPVEEALIGIPVPDIENPVNVARLIRAFDP from the coding sequence ATGTCTTCTTGTAAGCGCGTTGCTGGCGCAACCGGCAAGACCACGCTGCACATCGATCCGGTTACCCGTATCGAAGGCCACCTCAAAGCCGAGGTGGTGGTTGAGGGTGGCAAGGTTGTCGATGCCAAGCTTTCCGGCGGTATGTTCCGCGGATTTGAAACCATTCTGCGCGGACGCGATCCGCGCGACTCTTCCCAGATCGTTCAGCGCATCTGCGGCGTATGCCCCACTGCGCACGCCACCGCATCCGTTATGGCGCAGGATGCTGCCATGGACACCAAGGTGACCACCAACGGACGCATTACCCGTAACCTTATCTTTGGTGCCAACTACCTGCAGTCTCACATTCTGCACTTCTACCATCTGGCTGCGCAGGACTTTGTGCAGGGCCCGGACAGCGCCCCCTTTGTGCCGCGCTACAAAAACTCCGACCTGCTGACAGACCGTAACAAGGGCCTTGCCGCTGTCAACGCCGCTGCTGTTGACCAGTACGTGGAAGCCCTTACCGTGCGCCAGGTCTGCCATGAAATGGTAGCCATGTTCGGCGGCAAGATGCCCCATGTTCAGGGTATTGTTGCCGGCGGTTCATCCGAAATTCCCACCAAGGAACGCCTCATAGAATATGCTGCGCGTTTTGATCTGGTGAAGAAGTTCGTTATCGAAAAATACCTGCCTGTCGTATATCTGGTGGGTTCCCAGTACAAGGACCTGTTTGCTGTGGGCCAGGGACACCGCGCATGCATCGCTTACGGCGTGTTCCCCCTGAACGATGCCATGACAGAGTTCATGCTTAAGCCCGGCGTATACTACAACGGACAGGATCATGCACTTGATCCGGCCCAGATTCACGAAGACGTGAAGTACTCCTGGTTTGACGACAGCACCACCGGTCTGCATTACTCCAAGGGGCAGACCAAGCCCAACCCCCATAAGGAAGGTGCCTACTCCTTCGTCAAGGCTCCCCGTTACAACGGTGTTGCCTGCGAAGTGGGCCCCCTCGCCCGTATGTGGATTGAGAACCCGCCGCTGTCGCCCATCGGCCAGAAGGCGCTCAAGGAGCACTTTGGTCTGGACGCCAAGCGCTTCCGCGACCTTGGTGAAGACGCTGCCTTCTCCCTTATGGGTCGCCATGTGGCCCGTGCGGAAGAAACGTGGTACATGCTCGACTTCATCGAATCCTGGCTGAAGGAAGTTAAGCCCGGCGAAGAAACCTACGTTAAGCCCGAAATTCCGGACACCGGCGTGGGTACCGGCTTCACCGAAGCCCCCCGCGGCTCCCTGCTGCACTTCCTGAGCATCAAGGACAAGAAGATTGACAACTACCAGATCGTTTCCGCCACCCTGTGGAACTGCAACCCCCGCGACGATAAGGGGCAGCGTGGTCCCGTGGAAGAAGCGCTCATCGGCATTCCCGTACCGGACATTGAAAACCCGGTAAACGTGGCGCGGCTTATCCGCGCCTTTGACCCGTGA
- the hysB gene encoding NiFeSe hydrogenase small subunit, with protein sequence MSLSRRDFVKLCTGTVAGMGISQMFHPSVCEAISGSLNGSRPPVLWVQGSGCTGCSVSLLNSVNPHIKDLLLDVISLEYHPTVMAWEGEPAMEHMYKIAEEYKGGFFLAVEGSIPVAADGKYCIIGEAHHKEISMVQAMKDLAPKAAAVLALGTCAAYGGIPAAEGSETGAMSVRDFFAQEGIATPVVNIPGCPPHPDWIVGTVVVALEAIKTHGLAAGLGEVVKLLDSEGRPTPFFGENIHDNCPYLPAFDDDKMCKTLSDKDGCRMEVGCKGPSTMADCYKRKWNNGINWCIDNAVCIGCVEPDFPDGKSPFYEM encoded by the coding sequence ATGAGTCTCAGCAGGCGTGACTTTGTTAAACTGTGCACAGGCACGGTGGCTGGAATGGGAATTTCCCAGATGTTCCACCCCAGTGTCTGTGAAGCCATTTCCGGCTCGCTTAATGGCAGCCGCCCCCCCGTGCTGTGGGTTCAGGGCTCAGGCTGCACCGGATGTTCAGTATCTTTGCTGAACTCCGTAAACCCGCATATCAAGGATCTGCTTCTTGATGTGATCAGTCTGGAGTATCACCCCACCGTTATGGCGTGGGAAGGCGAACCCGCCATGGAGCACATGTACAAGATTGCCGAAGAATACAAGGGTGGCTTCTTCCTCGCGGTTGAAGGCTCCATTCCTGTTGCCGCAGACGGCAAGTACTGCATCATTGGTGAAGCGCACCACAAGGAAATCTCCATGGTGCAGGCCATGAAGGACCTGGCACCCAAGGCTGCCGCCGTTCTTGCCCTTGGCACCTGCGCCGCCTACGGCGGTATTCCTGCTGCGGAAGGCAGCGAAACCGGCGCCATGTCGGTTCGCGACTTCTTTGCTCAGGAAGGCATTGCCACGCCCGTAGTGAACATTCCCGGCTGCCCGCCCCACCCCGACTGGATTGTGGGAACCGTGGTTGTTGCCCTGGAAGCCATCAAGACCCACGGCCTTGCTGCCGGTCTGGGCGAAGTGGTGAAGCTTCTCGACAGCGAGGGACGTCCCACGCCCTTCTTCGGCGAGAACATCCATGACAACTGTCCGTACCTGCCTGCTTTCGATGATGACAAGATGTGTAAAACACTGAGCGACAAGGACGGCTGCCGCATGGAAGTGGGCTGTAAAGGCCCGAGCACCATGGCAGACTGCTACAAGCGCAAGTGGAACAACGGCATTAACTGGTGCATCGACAACGCCGTGTGCATCGGCTGCGTGGAACCGGACTTCCCTGATGGTAAGTCGCCTTTCTACGAAATGTAG